The following DNA comes from Musa acuminata AAA Group cultivar baxijiao chromosome BXJ1-4, Cavendish_Baxijiao_AAA, whole genome shotgun sequence.
TTGGAATTAAAAGATTTCAAAAGGGAAAATTAGTCTTTTAATGGGTGAAAAACCTTAATCCCCTTTCGTCTTCTCAATCGTTGCAACCTTTGCCTGCGTGGCCTATGGTCGCCATGGTGCGTAGCCATCATCCACCGTTCGGCGTTCACAGTCACGTCGCTACGACTCCTCATCAACGTCCCATTCCCCCTGGGCTAGTGACGCAGTACCATCAACCAACCACGCTCCCTATATACTTCGTGACGTGCATAGGCATGCAGTCATTGCTCCTCACTAGCATCCAATGTTGCCAGGCAAAGCAATGGAGTCATCGCCCATAGATCACCATACACAGGCGTGCAACCGCCTCATGTGGCGCCGACCGTCGTCGCTCATTATTGTCCGGCACTTGCAGGCAGTGGCGTACCCAACAAGGCCGATGACCATTGGAGGTCGTCACTTGTCGTTGCGGCCGTATTCACCGCCCTTTTCGTTGTCGATCAAGGTTAGTGCCTAGTAGAACTACTACCTTGTTGTGCTACTACACAGTCGGTTGTGGCCAAATCCTACCATCGTAGATAGAAGCGATGCCATCCAAGGTGGCTGTCGCTGACGGTGGCAATCACTACATGCAACGGTGTCGTTGCAGCACTTCCACTATCAGATTTGTTGCAGCCGCTTGTCTAGTCTGCGGCTGACGACCAACGGAGGCCGTTGCCGATAAGAAGTTGCTAATGGTAACCCATCGATCAAACACGGACAAAATGTCATCCCCAGCCCTCTCGTGAGGAACCTTACATCACCAATAAACAGAACAAGATGGATGAGATAGAAAAATAGATCGATAACCAAATTAAATATTACCTTTTTATAAACGAAAGGTACttataaataaatctaaatataaaataaatctaaTATGTTATTacgatctaaagtatttgatttcaaaacaacGGGCTTTGATACCGATTGTAAGAATAAAAACTATAGTTATGCTATTATTAACCGAAAAAATTTTAATGCTAAgaactgaaatcaaataacaatatatcaagATCAGAATTATGTACCTTTTGATACAATTTAAAAAACATTTATCTGATGCGAGAACGCGCTCTGTAATCCAATAAAAAAGCAGCAATAGCACATATTTATAAGATAAATTAAactctcctcctctctttctatccttCGTAAGATCACTATAAGCAATAAGATAGGGACTAAGGAGAGATGAGAGTAGATTTGTAATCTCTTTTCTATATATTGTCATATATGTTGAGTTCCTAAGAGATCTTGTTTATTTATAGGTGAGAACAAAGagtctagaataaataattaagagtaTCTCTCCTATTAAACTAAGGAATCCTATCATAATTGAATTTTCTTTCTATTAGatgataatcataattaaaatataatcaaatttataatatatcttacctaattaaataagatcacataatctaacgCATACCCTCGATTCGATCTTGGTTCGATCGGGTTCGAGCCGAACCATGATCACTCCTACCGGTGAAGGTTGTGATTGTAGTGGCTGGGACATGGCCTGCCCAATTGTTGTATTTGGCCATTCCCATGCTGATGACTGGATATATCATTCCGAATGGGAAGTTCAAAAGGCCATGCTGCCTTTTGTAGAGGTATGGCAGCTTAATACTTGTGTATAAAGTTCATTTTTGGCATGTTCTGTTCATGGTGTTCTTCAATTTGGTGGAGAACTGATGCTGGGTGATTTGAATAAAACCTTGTGTAGCAGGTCATATTATATTTTTGCACTTAGAAGAAACCTGTGACTCACAAAATATCCTTGTATTTTCTTTCCCTTTGTATTTAAGAACAAGATTTATCTCACATGCTTTCTTTTATTTGATATCATACCTTTTACAGGTATTTCTTTTAATTTGGCACCTTAGATCTTTGTTGACTTGTTCTGAAGTGTCTTTGTTTTGTACTTCCAATCAGGGAAGCAAGAAAAAGATGCTCGCACTGTCAAATCATGGCCGATGCTAAAGGCCTTTATTCAGTTGATTTCCATGCACAATTCTCAGCTACAGTCGTCTTCAATCTGCATCGCGATGTTGCACAGTTGGGAGGTTTCTTCAGCTGTTACTCAGGAGAAGAACAGGCAGAGGTCGTATTCTGATTCACTGAAATTGCTCATTGGGAAAGAAGTTTGGCATTTGATTGAAGCAGTTCGATTGAAGAGCAAAGAAAAGTCCAAAAAGGGCAAGCGAAATTGTTCCTTGGGGAAGAAGTGTGGCATTTGATCGAAGCAGTTGCAATTGAAGAGCAAAGGAAGGCCAAAAATAAGGCGTTGGGTTTAGATTTGGAGCGTTATTGCTTGAACAAAGCTAATAATCATCCTCAAAGGTAAAATTCATCATAATATGCCCGCAAAATGTATCGATCTTTAATTGATCAATATGATGTggtaaatcataagtgtggtgatGTATCTTAAGATAAACCCACAGTACTCACATGTCAACCGCTGCAAATGCCAACACAGGAATTTGATTTCTTGATGCCATGGTCTTGCATGATATATGTTCTATCAAAATGTGCATGTAAATTAGTTTTAGTAGACATAAAGATAAATAATGTAACTCACATGCAAATTTAACTTCTTTCGAACAATGGAATTTGTACAATAAGCTACGGAAAAGCTTTTATTATTGTAAACAGATTAATGGAAGTagcatcatattatatatatatatatatatatatatatatatatatatatatactggaaGGTTTCGTGAAATAATATGATGCTACCtccattagagagagagagagagagagagagagagaattgagaTTGACGTGTAAAAATGGATAACAGAACTCATATCAGACTAATCGCACACTGACAGAAGCAACTCATCTTCATATCCATGCTGCTCTTGGCCTCAGTGTAACTCCCCCTCTAGTCCATGCCTTTCCCGGTGTAACAAAGTGCAAGAGGCCTTGTGGTGGAACATGAGGAAGTGAGTTGCCCATGAAAGTGGCTGGTGGAGGCACTGGACTTGATGTTGTTGGGGATCCGCTGTGACGAAGTAGTCAATGTTCTTGTTATGGATAGTGCATGGAACATAGCAAAGACACAGCAGAGGCAGCTGTTGCGGGGTTGGTAGCCCGCAGTCATGTTCTCGGCCGCCCACAACTGCTGGGTGAGCTCCAGGATGGTGAAGGTGTTGCGCTCCTGAGAACAGCCAGAGGTCAGCCCCGGGTGGAGAGGCAGCAGTCCAACTGTGGAACACGACGAGAAGTGTATCAGTAACAAGTGTATCAGAAGCAACAAGTGTATCAGTAACAGCAGTTGATGTCCAGTAGACTTCTCATTACCCAAGTAAACCTGAATTGTAGGATGGCCTAAAACGCCCCAAACCAGAATCCACAAATAAAATGTTCAAGCATGGATCTTACATTTAAATCCATTAAAATTTAATTACCAGACACGATTCTGCTAATAATCACTAGAAATGTGCTTATTAATTACATAAGGACTTAACTCCTTCAGAGAgaaaatgaaattaaaaaaaagagaataagaTTAAGACCGCCATTTCTGTCCCCAGATCATACCAAAAGAATCCAAATCCTAGCTCAGAGAAGCAGTAGAAAAAAGCTAAAATGGAAGGCTCTTACCCACCAATGTCGTAGCAGAATCTGCCCCGCCTCAAACAACCCAATTGCTTCCATCCATGTGAAGATGTTCGTGCTTGCATCAAAGATGGCATGTTTGGCTCTCATGCTGCATATGTTGGTTTGATGACTGAAAATATTTGACAATTGGGTGATTAGTTAGAAGATTTGGCAATTGGCTTTGACCAAATAGAGGTTTTGAGGCAGCTGTGTTTAAGATTGTTGAAATGCTAGTGGGACTTGCTCACAATAccttcatctgtcatagttgggaAGGTAACAAGATATGCACCTCAATCAAGATATTCAAGTTAAGATTTAAATCACTGAGCTACAGCCCTAACCCTAATAATTAGATTTGAATCAGAATATTTCTTAAATCCAAATGTTTTGTAGGATGCATTAAACACCATCGATCATCCATTTTTTGTTGGCTCAATAAGCATTTTGGTTTCTCCTATGTTAGAGGGCCCACTGCATCTTGTGTTTGTAAATTCATAGAAATAGCTAATGACGTATCTTATGAAGTCACAACATCATGAATCAATGAGATAAGTAGTAGCTTCATGAGATGCAGGAAGAAATAAAAAGATTGGGAAAGAGAGAGACAACATACATGAATTTGACTTATTTCCTATGAAAATTTGTTTATTGGAGCAGATCAAGCCTGATACCTAAGCTTGAAACTACAAAGCAAGGAGTATTAGTTTGTGTTTTCCAGTTGCTCAAAATCTACTCATACCAGAGAAAGACACAAGAAATGATATCAGGAATAATTCCCAAAACCACCTCGCTGAATGCAAACTTTTGGGATACAATTGaagtatatttataaataaaaagcaaAATTGAGATCCAAAATGCACGCAGACAAGCAAAACAAGAGGTGGCATAGCAACAATACCTGTACATATCTGTAAGAAAAGTGTATGACACAGGAAGAATTTGGGCCAATTTCCTGCAAATCCTGCACACTGTACGACCACCAGTGCCAAAACTAGAACTCATAGATAGCAGAAGCATCTGGATTCTCAATGCTGGAGTTGCCATAAGCACAGAACCCACGAGGACTGATGGAGAAGATCTCCAAAGGTCTCTCGATCCTGCACAAAAACGATGCAGAAAGACCACTAATCAAGGATTCGTTTGCCAAGGTGAAAAACAAGGAAAGATGAATGGTGCAAAATTAATCATAGATAAATATATAACCATTCATTTACCAGGAATGATATTTTCCTTTCCATTGGATCTATTAGAAGAGCTATGATTGTCATAACTTTCTGGTAAGCCACTAATCGATGAAATCTCCACCTGATAAATGAAAATGATTGTCATTCTACCGACAAAGTGATTGCAACAATGACATAAACAGATCAAACAAAATTAGAAATACACATAGGTGTAACCAGAAGCAGTTAAGTTCTTAAGAATAAATTAGGAAGAAGTAAACCAAAGTGACGACACTTGAAACACTTCAGATATCAAAGGATTATATAACCATTCACAGTTCCTTTAGTGGTACACACAGAGGGGTTGCTATAGCAACCTAACAACCTGAGAATGATGACTGGAATGAGGACAAtaactttaatgaatctattgcACTTTGCTACGATCAAATTAATCATCTGATTCAAACTTTGGCCTAGCCCAACCCAATAAATTGTCAATCCAATCAGTTCAAGTAAATCCTAATTTCATGATATCTTTTGGTGAGGGCTAGGAAAGAACCAACCAAGAGACAAACTGGGCTAGGCTGGGATTGGAATTTGGATTTTTGATGTGGCATTAAGTTTGGCTTTAAATTAAGACACAGCATAACCAAGTAGCCCCAATAAACCTTTAACTTAAAGCTCATCTTTCTTTAATTGCTATATTTAATATTTCAAGATCAGATGGTATATGCAGGCATAAGTGAATAATCAACGGGTAACTCCAATCGTGTAACATGATATAAACCATAAATGTGAATAAAACGATTTGATTACATGGAACAAAAAGATAgaagaattacaagttaaatcgtAAAAAAGATAAAGCAACAGTTCAGCCGATGAACTTATTACCAGCTGAAAATTAGTTAAATTGTAACAAAGATAAAGCAACAATTCAGCAGCAGAACTTATTACCAGCTGCAAATTAGGTTTTGAGAGACCTAATTGTTTCAGAGCTGGTGACTCAATGTAGACCATTCCAATAAGACTAGCAAATGAAGGACCCTCTTTCCAACCTATTCAAAAATTTTAGCTTGTGATCTGAGCCTTAGGAGGTGAAAGAATTCATACTACTACTCTGCTCAATTTGAGAACTCATATGCATCTATATATGGAGAAAAATCAAGTTGAGGCTGACTGATATTGAAATCTACTAAAAAGAGCCCATGTGATGCATGCAAAGTGATAtgacaaaataaataaaagaaaattaattgaAGACAGGTAGGTAAGTTCAACCTTTTATAAGTTTGTCAATTTAATGTTGACCGACTTAAGGATGCTCGGCAAATGGACCAATAATGAGCAATCAAAAGAgcaaggagccaaccaacaataaGCATGATTACTCCAAGCACACATTAAAGGTCCAAAAAAATTCAGTTCTTCGTCACGAGCCTAATTAACCATGCTTCATAACCTGCAATAGCCACACCACTTAGATATAGCAAATCACAGAATAGTTTATTGAGCTACTTTACATAAAAGACATGTACCTGACGAATGGTAAATCTTTGTCTTCCTAGCAATTAAACATGGTAACTGATCCTTATCACCTATCTGATTCAGAACTACTGAAACTGCATCATTCTAGGCCGCAAACTCCACCGCTCAATGACTGAGATAGTGACTTTATCAGGCCGTATTCCTTTCAGTAGCATTTCATCGACCAAGTCTTCGGCTTTACGAACTTCACCAAGGCGACAGTAACCACAGACTAGTGCAGTGTACATACAAGCATCAGGTGACAACCCTCTTTCAATCATCTCAGAAAATAGTTTGTGTGCAAGCTGAACGTATTCCAACCTGCAATACCCATCAATCAATACGTTATAGCAAATGACATCGAGTTTGATCTCCATTGTTCTCATGTTATGTAACAGCATTAAGCACTTAGATCTCATTTTAACTTTGTCTTCTCTATTATTGTAATACAGCCAATCTTGACGACGAGTTTCTTTCAAGTGGCCATCCAATATAACTGTGAGTGCGAGCACATCAGCACTAATTCCACTTTCAATCATCTCAACAAACAATTGAAAAGCTTCATGTAAGCGATTGACCTTGCAGTATCCATCCATTAATGTAGTATATACTACAACATCTAGTGATAGTCCTCGTTTCAGCATGTCCTTGAACCAAACATGAGCACTTGTCATATCTCCAATCCGGGAATAAGCTCTAATAAGTTTGCTATAGCATATCTCATCTGGGGTAATTTGCCTACATAACATCGACTTAAACACCACAGAGGCTCTCCTTATATCTCCCTCCTTACAAAGCTCAGTTATGAGCTTCGAGCAAGCAATTTCATTCACATGATATCCTTGCCTAAATAACCAAATAAAAAGTGCATAAGCCTCCACAGTACAATGAGTTTGCAGGTGACAAGAAACCATTGCACTGACTAGAAGGGAGCTTTGAGCAACTCCCCTCTCCGCTAACGTGTTTAATAGTATGTTTGACTCCTCTAACTTTCCTTCTCTGCAAAGGCTGTCAATTACCAAATGATAGGTAATTTCACTTGGCTGTATGCCATGGTTGAACATGTAGGCTACAAGGTAAAATGCATCATCAACAGGACCATTTCTACAAAACCCTCTAGCAAGTATATTATATGTCACGGGATCAGGATCCACACTGATGTTCAGCATATGAATAAACACCTTCCGAGCGTTAGCCATATCACCCTTATTGCAATACCCTTTTATCAAACTGGTGAAGTGGATTCTATCTGGAGATAATCCCTGACACTCCATCTCAAGGAGCAGCTTCACTGCTTCACTCATATTTCCCAACTTACAGTGGATATCTATTGCAATATTGTAAAGAATCTTGTCAAGCAAAATTCCTGACTCTCTAAATCTGCTGAAGTACTCTAATGCTTTAGAAGTCATGCCCGCTTTACATAAATATTGGAGCAAGAGACTGACAATCACATGATCTGTTCTAATACCCTTGGATACCATCTCCTCATAAAGATCTAATGCCCTTAAGAGATTCCCACCTATGCAATGACCTTTGATGAGACATTGATAGCTGAATGCATCTGCAAGTATTCCTTG
Coding sequences within:
- the LOC135653113 gene encoding pentatricopeptide repeat-containing protein At2g26790, mitochondrial-like isoform X2, which codes for MPQQAADALSQLPSLGFVPSIKTCSYLMNYLAESGNLDLVLQVFEKMMMLGIDLDAYAFTILIKSLCREGKLDETLGVLDVMRKVGIQPDRITYHTVIEGMCTNGKPDLAYVLLKEITGRGILLGRIAYNKVISRLCKEKRVREAENVLEDMTRQGVVADAFSYRCLVKGHCIGGNFLRALDLYEEMVSKGIRTDHVIKTCSYLMNYLAERGKSDLVLQVFDKMKMFGIGLDAYAFTILIKALCREGKLDETVGVLDVMREVGVQPDRITYHTVIQGMCTNGKPDLAYVLLKVITKSGILLDRVAYNKVISRLCKEKRVQEAENVLEDMNRQGILADAFSYQCLIKGHCIGGNLLRALDLYEEMVSKGIRTDHVIVSLLLQYLCKAGMTSKALEYFSRFRESGILLDKILYNIAIDIHCKLGNMSEAVKLLLEMECQGLSPDRIHFTSLIKGYCNKGDMANARKVFIHMLNISVDPDPVTYNILARGFCRNGPVDDAFYLVAYMFNHGIQPSEITYHLVIDSLCREGKLEESNILLNTLAERGVAQSSLLVSAMVSCHLQTHCTVEAYALFIWLFRQGYHVNEIACSKLITELCKEGDIRRASVVFKSMLCRQITPDEICYSKLIRAYSRIGDMTSAHVWFKDMLKRGLSLDVVVYTTLMDGYCKVNRLHEAFQLFVEMIESGISADVLALTVILDGHLKETRRQDWLYYNNREDKVKMRSKCLMLLHNMRTMEIKLDVICYNVLIDGYCRLEYVQLAHKLFSEMIERGLSPDACMYTALVCGYCRLGEVRKAEDLVDEMLLKGIRPDKVTISVIERWSLRPRMMQFQ
- the LOC135653113 gene encoding pentatricopeptide repeat-containing protein At2g26790, mitochondrial-like isoform X1, coding for MGRLRILPTFLLSRPITAAIASGCRRSFRWATAAADDDDNTIVQEVTEGNEKPRTAPLSPPHCDLTSARVLRVLRLRNPYAAFASVKEFENLGFRHTLDTYSELVGVLGEAGHRKRLIFLFSDMFLMNSRSLGFEVSDVFDVLYRRSYGTSVMIVVFDALIKAYVLCRMPQQAADALSQLPSLGFVPSIKTCSYLMNYLAESGNLDLVLQVFEKMMMLGIDLDAYAFTILIKSLCREGKLDETLGVLDVMRKVGIQPDRITYHTVIEGMCTNGKPDLAYVLLKEITGRGILLGRIAYNKVISRLCKEKRVREAENVLEDMTRQGVVADAFSYRCLVKGHCIGGNFLRALDLYEEMVSKGIRTDHVIKTCSYLMNYLAERGKSDLVLQVFDKMKMFGIGLDAYAFTILIKALCREGKLDETVGVLDVMREVGVQPDRITYHTVIQGMCTNGKPDLAYVLLKVITKSGILLDRVAYNKVISRLCKEKRVQEAENVLEDMNRQGILADAFSYQCLIKGHCIGGNLLRALDLYEEMVSKGIRTDHVIVSLLLQYLCKAGMTSKALEYFSRFRESGILLDKILYNIAIDIHCKLGNMSEAVKLLLEMECQGLSPDRIHFTSLIKGYCNKGDMANARKVFIHMLNISVDPDPVTYNILARGFCRNGPVDDAFYLVAYMFNHGIQPSEITYHLVIDSLCREGKLEESNILLNTLAERGVAQSSLLVSAMVSCHLQTHCTVEAYALFIWLFRQGYHVNEIACSKLITELCKEGDIRRASVVFKSMLCRQITPDEICYSKLIRAYSRIGDMTSAHVWFKDMLKRGLSLDVVVYTTLMDGYCKVNRLHEAFQLFVEMIESGISADVLALTVILDGHLKETRRQDWLYYNNREDKVKMRSKCLMLLHNMRTMEIKLDVICYNVLIDGYCRLEYVQLAHKLFSEMIERGLSPDACMYTALVCGYCRLGEVRKAEDLVDEMLLKGIRPDKVTISVIERWSLRPRMMQFQ